From Nicotiana tabacum cultivar K326 chromosome 22, ASM71507v2, whole genome shotgun sequence, one genomic window encodes:
- the LOC107791965 gene encoding uncharacterized protein LOC107791965, with protein MSILRAPKNSWQAVMTANTTIPSYWLNWRLLLCSIWVLTSMVFAAILVIKYEGPKNGSSEHEPQKDSPGLLYQDEVWRPCLKTIHPVWLLAFRVFAFIILLLLLILNVIADGGDIFYYYTQWTFTLITIYFALGSILSMYGCYHHHNKVGIDGTNSERLDAAYGSQGLATIRETSISSNAVKHMGRNAEQPYCKTADFWGYVFQIIFQMNAGAVTLTDCVFWFILVPYLTIKGYKLNFWIINMHSVNVIFLLGDTALNCLRFPWFRIGYFFLWTAVYVIFQWAVHACISIWWPYPFLDLSSALAPLWYLLVAFMHIPCYGIFVLVMKLKHHLFSKWFPQSYQCAR; from the exons ATGAGTATTTTAAGAGCTCCAAAAAATTCTTGGCAAGCAGTTATGACTGCTAATACAACCATTCCTAGTTACTGGCTTAATTGGAGGCTTTTGCTCTGTTCTATTTGGGTTTTAACATCAATGGTGTTTGCAGCTATCCTTGTAATTAAGTATGAAGGTCCGAAAAATGGAAGCAGTGAACATGAACCCCAGAAAGATTCCCCTGGCCTCTTGTATCAAGATGAAGTTTGGAGGCCATGTCTTAAAACTATACATCCTGTTTGGCTTCTTGCATTCAGAGTCTTTGCCTTCAttattcttcttttattgctaATCCTTAATGTTATTGCTGATGGAGGGGACATTTTTTACTATTACACACA GTGGACATTCACATTGATTACTATTTATTTTGCG CTTGGATCTATTCTCTCAATGTATGGATGTTACCATCATCACAATAAAGTTGGTATTGACGGAACTAATAGTGAGAGGTTAGATGCTGCGTATGGTTCACAAGGATTGGCTACAATTAGAGAAACCTCCATTAGTTCAAATGCTGTAAAACATATGGGGAGAAATGCAGAACAGCCTTATTGCAAAACTGCTGACTTTTGGGGATAtgtttttcaaattattttccaG ATGAATGCAGGGGCTGTAACGCTTACGGATTGTGTCTTCTGGTTCATACTTGTTCCATATCTGACCATTAAAGGCtacaagttaaatttt TGGATTATAAATATGCATTCAGTCAATGTTATATTTCTACTTGGTGACACTGCTCTGAATTGCTTG CGGTTCCCTTGGTTTCGGATTGGATACTTCTTTTTATGGACAGCAGTTTATGTTATTTTCCAGTGGGCCGTTCATGCCTGCATCTCAATctg GTGGCCCTATCCATTCCTTGATCTATCATCTGCATTAGCACCTTTGTG GTACTTGTTGGTGGCATTTATGCACATACCATGCTATGGTATTTTTGTTTTGGTTATGAAGCTGAAACACCATTTGTTCTCTAAATGGTTTCCTCAGTCTTATCAGTGTGCGAGATGA